A stretch of Paenibacillus sp. URB8-2 DNA encodes these proteins:
- a CDS encoding beta-mannanase — protein MRYIELSPDLPVITDMTSRVEDRLCTLRWRWPDGLQAVYVHKGPEVGTYPEDGSHPPGGLKLYTREEYKANGGYHDRLEDIGPVVYTVFARLTENGETLLVRQRDGFNRASVSAGKALIYYAINTKRGLFRKEQTVHMTITAEVPVGRDVLCYVKKHGGYPAAKEDGILFPFVQDFAPGRNALPPIEIGKDDRIRIFFTDGPKYGRYYELVPE, from the coding sequence ATGAGGTACATCGAGCTTTCACCGGACTTGCCGGTTATCACGGATATGACCTCACGCGTGGAAGACCGGCTATGCACACTCCGTTGGCGTTGGCCGGACGGCCTGCAGGCCGTCTATGTCCACAAGGGCCCCGAGGTCGGCACTTATCCGGAGGATGGCAGCCATCCGCCCGGCGGTTTGAAGCTGTACACGCGTGAAGAATACAAGGCGAACGGCGGTTATCATGACCGGCTGGAAGACATCGGTCCGGTGGTCTACACCGTGTTCGCCCGTCTGACGGAGAACGGTGAGACACTGCTGGTCCGGCAGCGGGACGGCTTCAACCGGGCTTCCGTCAGTGCGGGCAAGGCGCTGATCTATTACGCGATTAACACCAAGCGGGGCTTGTTCCGCAAGGAACAAACCGTACATATGACGATTACGGCAGAAGTTCCCGTCGGCAGAGATGTGCTGTGCTATGTCAAAAAGCACGGCGGTTATCCGGCAGCGAAAGAGGATGGCATCCTCTTTCCGTTTGTGCAGGATTTCGCGCCAGGACGCAACGCCCTTCCGCCGATCGAGATCGGCAAGGACGATCGCATTCGCATCTTTTTTACCGACGGGCCGAAGTATGGCCGCTATTACGAACTGGTGCCGGAATGA
- a CDS encoding transcription initiation factor TFIID — MIKSLAMRYAAEYAAREDRLQDQGDGRSSIHYPALFLFVGEKTAPAIGPVLDSCRRKWDNAGGVMAMHAVPEGWKAEQSAVPKEESSSGGFASVSPAPGISARSGASAPVLSDWPSGHLRTLILPRLTGRDPRTVRRDLFREFQGEQRYLAEMNTALRRMTGGIADYGRLYSSFDVIHLSIITRVDDPLNVLLPEITLLTRAVLGQSFKSVQTDLFALISERDQAESFGLSSSVGMAFLRELEGMQSPDYEFTAPLLVTEDGLSIPVSHGPSPLFDLVYVLSDKNERGTSPAGGMDDNYEIISHISLLKNVMRPSGGIGQEQVSYNNMAFKSGIRGSTGRQGYASAGFSGVKRPNRQIALAVLYHTFRRIREEMSGSSRLSPRERLELLGLSPDSLRERARRLLPDKEGILEMTGLMSLGRPSYHELKRLSLREAEELLFGSGGEAYFRSNFASPAAKRLEAADPLREWTPLLSAPDGASPEITFFQLAEWTADRDDAGSVLHGLRQHMAGLRAAIASSREELELLYGDSVDRQPFSRVPLMDKRTVRNFIHYLFAEGYGAKYELLLLESELALCARLEAGLESLHSASVKRVKAMERLEEELKAAALDSIGRAESDIGRNIMEYYRAVTDEVIDEIKARRGPGALLGERYMGSLPGLLDRGIEVLLERLIEVCGREILTAEPFALSFEEELLRRANVAAAYDNREVLSKEELFRRLYRTLEEEAAINVRLFEYTQEHRHEEKYFFGDSGSEFLRYALSADETTRIYRLGFVHERRRSGVEKLNLMGGFHLEDLLYYRNGRIYYETYLKNGYELHGVDEESLPALR, encoded by the coding sequence ATGATCAAATCGCTGGCAATGCGTTATGCGGCGGAATACGCCGCCCGGGAGGACCGGCTGCAGGATCAGGGGGACGGGCGCAGCAGTATCCATTACCCCGCCCTGTTTCTGTTCGTAGGTGAGAAGACGGCGCCTGCCATCGGGCCCGTGCTGGACAGCTGCCGCCGCAAATGGGACAATGCCGGCGGCGTTATGGCGATGCACGCTGTTCCCGAAGGCTGGAAGGCGGAGCAATCCGCCGTCCCGAAGGAGGAATCGTCGTCCGGCGGCTTCGCATCTGTGAGCCCCGCTCCCGGCATTTCCGCTCGGAGCGGGGCTTCGGCGCCCGTCTTGTCCGACTGGCCGTCGGGCCATTTGAGAACGTTGATTCTTCCCCGGCTTACAGGCCGCGATCCCCGCACCGTCCGCCGGGACTTGTTCCGTGAATTTCAGGGGGAACAACGCTATCTTGCAGAGATGAACACCGCACTGCGGCGCATGACGGGCGGCATAGCGGATTACGGCAGGCTGTACTCATCCTTCGACGTTATCCATCTCTCGATCATTACGCGGGTCGACGACCCGCTTAATGTGCTGCTGCCGGAAATCACACTGCTGACCCGCGCCGTGCTCGGCCAGTCCTTCAAATCGGTGCAGACCGACCTGTTCGCGCTGATCAGCGAGCGGGACCAGGCCGAGAGCTTCGGCCTCTCGAGCTCAGTGGGAATGGCCTTCCTGCGCGAACTGGAAGGGATGCAGTCGCCGGATTACGAATTCACCGCTCCGCTGCTCGTTACGGAGGATGGACTGTCCATTCCGGTCAGCCACGGCCCGTCGCCGCTGTTCGACCTAGTCTACGTCCTGTCGGACAAGAATGAGCGCGGCACGTCTCCGGCAGGTGGAATGGACGACAATTACGAGATTATTTCCCACATCAGCCTGTTGAAGAATGTGATGCGGCCCTCCGGCGGCATCGGCCAGGAGCAGGTCAGCTACAACAATATGGCGTTCAAAAGCGGGATAAGGGGCAGCACGGGCCGGCAGGGATACGCTTCCGCCGGCTTCTCCGGCGTCAAACGGCCGAACCGGCAGATCGCGCTGGCGGTGCTGTACCATACGTTCCGGCGGATCAGGGAGGAGATGTCCGGCTCCAGCCGTCTCAGCCCGCGTGAACGGCTGGAGCTGTTGGGCTTAAGCCCTGACAGTCTGCGGGAACGTGCCCGGCGGCTGCTTCCGGACAAGGAGGGCATTCTCGAAATGACAGGCCTGATGAGCCTTGGACGTCCCTCCTACCATGAGCTCAAACGGCTGTCTCTCCGCGAAGCGGAGGAACTGCTGTTTGGCAGCGGGGGCGAGGCTTACTTCCGCAGCAACTTCGCCTCGCCCGCGGCGAAGCGGCTGGAAGCCGCCGATCCTCTGCGGGAATGGACGCCGCTGCTCTCCGCTCCGGACGGGGCTAGTCCGGAAATCACGTTCTTCCAGCTGGCGGAATGGACCGCCGACCGGGACGATGCCGGCAGTGTACTTCATGGGCTCCGCCAGCACATGGCCGGCCTCCGAGCCGCGATTGCCTCATCGCGGGAAGAGCTGGAGCTGTTGTACGGGGATAGTGTGGACCGACAGCCCTTCTCAAGGGTGCCGCTTATGGATAAGCGGACGGTGCGGAACTTCATCCATTATTTGTTCGCCGAAGGCTACGGCGCAAAGTATGAATTGCTGCTGCTGGAGAGCGAGCTTGCGCTGTGCGCCCGCCTTGAAGCCGGGCTGGAGTCGCTTCATTCGGCAAGCGTCAAGCGGGTGAAGGCGATGGAACGGCTGGAGGAGGAGCTTAAAGCGGCGGCGCTGGACAGCATCGGCCGGGCCGAAAGTGATATTGGCCGGAACATTATGGAGTATTACCGCGCCGTAACGGATGAAGTAATCGACGAGATTAAGGCCCGGCGCGGGCCCGGAGCCCTGCTGGGCGAGCGGTATATGGGAAGTCTGCCGGGTCTGCTGGACCGGGGCATCGAGGTGCTGCTGGAACGGCTGATCGAGGTGTGCGGGCGGGAGATTCTGACGGCGGAGCCTTTTGCCCTTTCTTTCGAAGAGGAGCTTCTGCGGCGGGCAAATGTCGCGGCGGCGTACGACAACCGGGAGGTATTATCGAAAGAAGAGCTGTTCCGGCGGCTGTACCGCACACTGGAAGAGGAAGCGGCCATCAACGTCCGTCTCTTCGAGTACACGCAGGAACACCGGCATGAGGAAAAATATTTCTTCGGCGACAGCGGCTCGGAATTTTTGCGCTACGCGCTTTCCGCCGACGAGACGACGCGCATCTACCGGCTGGGCTTTGTGCATGAGCGGCGTCGAAGCGGCGTGGAGAAGCTGAATCTGATGGGCGGCTTCCATCTGGAGGACCTGCTCTACTACCGCAATGGCAGGATCTATTACGAGACTTATTTGAAGAACGGTTACGAGCTGCACGGCGTGGATGAAGAGTCGCTTCCCGCTCTGCGCTAG
- a CDS encoding vWA domain-containing protein has protein sequence MQRKLNLLLLLFSLIGGAVAFVIGELLMGRLLGDWPSILVVGLYFAIVALGVGLGCLLAEMISPRLNGWSWRRRYLGLSWKLLPLTVAMLLGVGVLMEFVYELNFGGLKPVKDIVMVIDDSGSMQQSDPGNSRYSAARDLVTRMDGDNKVAVLTFSDVASVVQPLTSLSKAENREQVTAAIQTLQTTQGGTNLREALTEALNVINGDNAAGRGAMVILLSDGVSQLDTRAELQEYVDRGIAVNTIGLSINDPSGPDLLRDIAGTTGGQYYDVADANRLADIFRQIYDRLGDRTLLTERTDNTQHSPYYATLRILSLVLIGAALGLGLGIVFDNRHLAKSFGLGGIVSGFMAGLTLEFGLGGHVFLNAMVRLLAVLLLAGVIALFTAVVPVGEGRLTRRGRGAEQPSARPSQGYSPRRNRSSKGF, from the coding sequence ATGCAGCGCAAATTGAATCTGCTTCTTCTCTTGTTTAGTTTGATCGGCGGAGCGGTCGCTTTTGTTATCGGCGAGCTGCTGATGGGCCGCCTGCTTGGAGACTGGCCGTCCATTTTGGTCGTCGGCCTTTATTTTGCCATTGTGGCGCTCGGTGTAGGACTCGGCTGTCTGCTGGCGGAGATGATTTCCCCCCGGCTGAATGGCTGGTCGTGGCGTCGGCGGTATCTTGGCTTGTCGTGGAAACTACTCCCGCTGACCGTCGCCATGCTGCTGGGTGTTGGGGTATTGATGGAGTTCGTATATGAACTCAATTTCGGCGGCCTGAAGCCGGTCAAGGATATCGTGATGGTCATCGACGACTCCGGCAGCATGCAGCAGAGCGACCCCGGCAACAGCCGCTACTCGGCAGCGCGGGACCTTGTGACGCGGATGGACGGCGATAACAAGGTCGCGGTGCTGACGTTCAGCGACGTGGCGTCGGTCGTTCAGCCTTTGACTTCGCTTTCGAAGGCAGAGAACCGGGAGCAGGTGACGGCGGCGATTCAAACTCTGCAGACGACGCAGGGCGGAACGAATCTCAGAGAAGCGCTGACGGAGGCGCTGAACGTCATTAACGGCGACAATGCCGCCGGCCGTGGAGCGATGGTTATTCTGCTGTCGGACGGGGTAAGCCAGCTTGATACCAGGGCGGAACTCCAAGAGTACGTGGACCGAGGCATCGCAGTCAACACGATCGGACTCAGCATCAACGACCCTTCAGGCCCGGATCTGCTTAGGGACATCGCCGGGACAACCGGCGGGCAATATTACGATGTGGCCGATGCGAATCGTCTGGCCGACATCTTCCGCCAGATTTACGACCGTCTCGGCGACCGGACGCTGCTTACGGAGCGGACAGATAACACGCAGCACAGTCCTTATTACGCGACCCTGCGCATTCTGTCGCTCGTATTGATCGGGGCCGCGCTCGGGCTCGGGCTCGGCATTGTCTTTGACAACCGCCATCTGGCCAAAAGCTTCGGCCTGGGCGGCATCGTGTCCGGCTTCATGGCCGGCTTGACGCTGGAATTCGGCCTCGGCGGACACGTCTTCCTGAATGCGATGGTGCGGCTGCTTGCCGTGCTGCTGCTGGCGGGCGTGATCGCGCTGTTCACCGCGGTCGTTCCGGTGGGGGAAGGACGGCTGACACGCCGCGGACGCGGAGCAGAGCAGCCGTCCGCGCGTCCGTCGCAGGGCTACTCGCCACGCAGGAACCGGAGCAGCAAAGGCTTTTAG